The following proteins are encoded in a genomic region of Cryptomeria japonica chromosome 11, Sugi_1.0, whole genome shotgun sequence:
- the LOC131046526 gene encoding protein SRC2-like — translation MDTRTLEITGISADDLENVRRLGSRMRTYALVCTDNDLSHSASTHVDAQGGCDPVWNDKLLLTLTKGSPIALNIQIFCKTRYGKKSVGWSKVPLSEILNGFGAPHGLHCLSYRLKTGKGRPHGTIHFSLRFLQHVNPPQFFTNSPINFHSMGVMKMPLVLSSKTRQGARV, via the coding sequence ATGGACACACGGACTCTGGAGATAACGGGGATATCTGCTGATGATCTTGAGAATGTAAGGAGGTTGGGAAGTAGGATGCGCACATACGCCCTTGTGTGCACCGATAATGATTTGTCGCACTCTGCATCCACACATGTTGACGCACAAGGAGGCTGCGATCCAGTCTGGAACGACAAGTTACTGCTCACCCTCACCAAGGGGTCGCCCATCGCTCTCAACATACAAATCTTTTGCAAGACGAGGTATGGCAAGAAAAGCGTAGGATGGAGTAAAGTGCCTCTCTCTGAAATCTTGAATGGATTCGGAGCTCCCCATGGCTTGCATTGCCTCAGCTATCGTTTGAAGACGGGCAAAGGGAGGCCTCATGGTACCATCCATTTCTCTCTTCGTTTCTTACAACATGTTAATCCCCCTCAATTCTTCACCAATTCTCCAATTAACTTCCACAGCATGGGAGTTATGAAAATGCCTCTCGTATTGAGCAGCAAAACACGACAGGGAGCGCGAGTTTAA
- the LOC131859938 gene encoding BON1-associated protein 2-like translates to MDAAALEVTIISADGLKNVRKLGGRMRTYAVVCSNDDVNSSASTRINKDDGCNPVWNEKLQLRISSGLHACSLNIQIYCKTSFGKRVVGRSKVPLSDITLGYGAPNGLHYLSYRLRTKNGKRSGTIDLSLRILTQPNRPQMFNPSISKFPGQGSYQNSHPFSNGMSAPGRHQLQQNTAVNGVPSTCMGYPQSQSHSSPYLSAPPSFYPPPQY, encoded by the coding sequence ATGGACGCAGCAGCGCTGGAGGTCACAATTATATCTGCGGATGGTCTGAAAAACGTAAGAAAGTTGGGGGGAAGAATGCGCACTTATGCAGTTGTATGCAGTAACGACGACGTTAATTCGAGTGCATCTACGCGGATTAACAAAGATGATGGGTGTAATCCTGTTTGGAATGAGAAGCTGCAGCTGAGGATTAGCAGTGGATTGCATGCTTGTTCTCTAAACATTCAAATCTATTGCAAGACAAGCTTTGGAAAGCGAGTAGTGGGAAGGAGCAAAGTGCCGTTGTCCGACATAACATTGGGTTACGGAGCACCCAACGGTTTACATTACCTGAGCTATCGATTGAGGACAAAGAATGGAAAGCGCAGTGGTACCATCGATCTCTCTCTGCGGATTTTGACACAGCCTAACCGCCCTCAAATGTTTAATCCTTCCATTTCAAAGTTTCCAGGCCAAGGAAGTTATCAAAACAGTCATCCTTTCTCAAACGGAATGTCGGCACCTGGGCGTCATCAGTTGCAGCAAAATACAGCAGTGAATGGGGTGCCATCGACGTGTATGGGTTACCCTCAGAGTCAGAGTCACTCATCTCCATACTTATCTGCTCCTCCCTCCTTTTATCCACCGCCACAATATTAG